From the Deinococcus radiophilus genome, one window contains:
- the rocF gene encoding arginase, whose protein sequence is MNINILGIPMDLGAGRRGVDMGPSALRNAQLCQRLCELGHQVKDLGDVPVALPETIDKFSGSGLDFRDPILEAGRATVERLRGLPDGVFPITIGGDHSIAIGTVAGNALRGSAEGHRMGLIWVDAHTDFNTPEISPSGNIHGMPVAQLCGLGDADLASLAGDWRLDPRDIVMIGIRSVDPKEAALVREHGIKIYTMKDVDQLGMTRIAEEALEYLSGVDRLHVSYDADALDPSVTPGTGTPIPGGLSYREGHLLMELLCESGRVTSLDIVEVNPILDDKNKTAEVMVAMAASLLGLRIL, encoded by the coding sequence ATGAACATCAATATCCTCGGTATTCCCATGGACCTGGGGGCAGGGCGGCGTGGTGTAGACATGGGCCCCTCCGCCCTGCGTAACGCCCAGCTCTGCCAACGTCTGTGCGAACTGGGTCATCAGGTGAAGGACCTGGGGGATGTGCCCGTGGCCCTGCCCGAAACCATTGACAAATTTTCCGGCAGTGGCCTGGATTTCCGTGACCCTATCCTGGAGGCTGGCCGCGCCACTGTAGAGCGTCTGCGCGGATTACCAGACGGCGTATTCCCCATTACCATCGGCGGGGACCACTCGATTGCGATAGGCACCGTGGCCGGCAACGCCCTGCGCGGGAGTGCCGAGGGTCACCGTATGGGCCTGATCTGGGTGGATGCCCACACCGATTTCAATACCCCGGAGATCAGCCCCAGTGGCAACATTCACGGCATGCCGGTGGCGCAGCTGTGCGGCCTGGGCGACGCAGATCTGGCCTCGCTGGCGGGCGACTGGCGCCTGGACCCCCGCGACATCGTGATGATCGGCATTCGCAGCGTGGACCCCAAAGAAGCGGCGCTGGTCCGCGAACACGGCATCAAGATCTACACCATGAAGGACGTGGATCAGCTGGGCATGACCCGGATTGCCGAAGAGGCCCTGGAGTACCTCTCAGGGGTGGACCGCCTGCATGTATCCTACGACGCCGACGCCCTGGACCCCAGCGTGACCCCCGGCACCGGCACGCCCATTCCCGGCGGCCTCAGCTACCGCGAAGGCCACCTGCTGATGGAACTGCTGTGCGAGTCGGGTCGGGTGACCAGCCTGGACATCGTGGAAGTCAACCCCATTCTAGACGACAAGAACAAGACGGCTGAAGTGATGGTGGCGATGGCTGCCAGCCTGCTGGGCCTGCGGATCCTGTAA
- the scpB gene encoding SMC-Scp complex subunit ScpB has product MSSEAPTPLHLISAALLAAGRPVRLKELTELTHLSEDGVIRVMSEVGRRFGELGLAVERVAGGYRLYVPPELGAQLAPLLAPPPLPPLSHAALEVLAVIAYRQPVTRAEIEAMRGGSASTLVTLQERELVRVTGRSDAVGQPLLYGTTQKFLLEFGLGSLDELPPLEGSDFAELLRS; this is encoded by the coding sequence ATGTCCAGCGAAGCCCCGACTCCCCTGCATCTCATCAGTGCCGCGCTGCTGGCAGCTGGCCGGCCCGTACGCCTCAAAGAGCTGACCGAACTGACCCATCTCAGTGAAGACGGTGTGATCCGGGTCATGAGTGAGGTAGGGCGCCGCTTCGGTGAACTGGGCCTGGCCGTGGAGCGGGTGGCCGGTGGGTACCGATTGTACGTACCACCTGAGCTGGGCGCACAACTGGCGCCGCTGCTGGCACCGCCGCCGCTGCCACCCCTCAGTCATGCCGCGCTGGAAGTGCTGGCTGTGATTGCTTACCGGCAGCCCGTGACCCGCGCCGAAATTGAGGCCATGCGTGGCGGCAGTGCTTCTACTCTGGTCACCCTGCAAGAACGTGAACTGGTACGGGTCACGGGCCGCAGCGACGCAGTGGGTCAGCCGCTGCTGTACGGCACGACCCAGAAGTTCCTGCTGGAATTCGGACTGGGATCGCTGGACGAACTGCCGCCACTGGAAGGCAGCGACTTCGCAGAACTGCTGCGGAGCTAA
- the aguB gene encoding N-carbamoylputrescine amidase, with protein MTRQGTPDTVQLAVIQMHMTDQMEDNLTRAEGHVRDAAQAGAQVILLPELFENLYFCQAEREDYFGLAHPVEGHPFIPRFQALARELGVVLPLSYFEAAGQAYYNSLVCIDADGEVLGNYRKTHIPDGPGYEEKYYFNPGDTGFKVWDTRFGRVGVGICWDQWYPETARAMMLLGADFLLYPTAIGTEPAEVESPNSHHMWQRAMQGHAVSNSTYVGSCNRVGTEVVEGTEQTYYGHSFVADYTGAIVGELDEAEEGFLMQTLDLAEARKFRAGMGFFRDRRPELYGPLMTTDGVTRRG; from the coding sequence ATGACCCGCCAAGGCACTCCCGACACCGTACAGCTGGCTGTGATTCAGATGCACATGACCGATCAGATGGAAGATAACCTGACCCGCGCTGAGGGCCATGTGCGTGACGCGGCTCAGGCCGGGGCGCAGGTGATCTTGCTGCCCGAGCTGTTCGAGAACCTGTATTTCTGCCAGGCCGAGCGTGAGGACTACTTCGGGCTGGCCCATCCGGTTGAAGGCCACCCTTTTATTCCCCGCTTTCAGGCGCTCGCCAGAGAACTAGGAGTGGTCCTGCCGCTCAGTTACTTCGAGGCAGCCGGTCAGGCCTACTACAACTCGCTGGTGTGTATTGACGCGGACGGCGAGGTACTGGGCAATTACCGCAAGACTCACATCCCCGACGGCCCTGGCTACGAGGAGAAGTACTACTTCAACCCTGGCGACACCGGCTTCAAAGTCTGGGACACCCGCTTTGGGCGCGTAGGTGTGGGCATCTGCTGGGACCAGTGGTACCCCGAAACGGCCCGCGCCATGATGCTGCTGGGCGCTGACTTTTTGCTGTATCCCACCGCTATCGGGACCGAACCCGCCGAGGTGGAAAGCCCCAACAGTCATCACATGTGGCAGCGGGCCATGCAGGGCCACGCGGTGAGCAACAGTACCTATGTAGGGTCATGCAACCGAGTGGGCACCGAAGTCGTGGAAGGCACCGAACAGACCTATTACGGCCACTCATTTGTCGCGGATTACACCGGAGCCATCGTGGGCGAGCTGGATGAGGCGGAAGAGGGTTTCCTGATGCAGACCCTGGATCTGGCCGAGGCCCGGAAGTTCCGTGCTGGCATGGGCTTTTTCCGCGACCGCAGGCCGGAGCTCTACGGTCCACTGATGACTACAGATGGCGTTACCCGCCGAGGCTAA
- the gatA gene encoding Asp-tRNA(Asn)/Glu-tRNA(Gln) amidotransferase subunit GatA yields MSSLPSPAVSIAQAVRSGGLPMTQPANEALARIRAASSLNAVLSEVDPSEQLQALEGRLGSGEALPLAGVPVIIKDNLNLRGTVTSCASGMLAEYRSPYTATAVQRLMDAGAVIVAKANLDEFAMGSSTENSAFGPTLNPWGEGRVPGGSSGGSAAAIAARLAPLTVGSDTGGSVRQPAALCGVYGLKPTYGRISRSGLVAYASSLDTVAPFALSAADLALMMGVMSGQDPLDATSLQTSADFSAEPLDLAGLRVGLVTQGKRGATLGVLSALEAMQTTLETAGAEVEETSLPHLDNAVATYYVIAMAEASSNLSRFDGMHYARRTGEGGATETMIQSRETFLGAEVQKRIMLGTFILSSGYSERYYTKALQVRRLIADEFTQAFERFDVLLMPTSPFPAFRLGERSGDPLAMYAADVNTVAVNLAGIPALNVPAGFEELDGQRLPVGLQFAARAGDDTRLVALAATLEGLGAVQLEVPLGYQEFGV; encoded by the coding sequence ATGTCCAGCCTGCCCTCTCCTGCCGTATCCATCGCTCAGGCCGTCCGGAGTGGTGGCCTGCCCATGACGCAACCTGCCAACGAGGCCCTAGCCCGCATCCGAGCCGCTTCTTCCCTGAACGCCGTGCTGAGCGAAGTGGACCCCAGTGAACAGCTGCAAGCCCTAGAAGGTCGCCTCGGAAGTGGTGAAGCGCTGCCGCTCGCTGGCGTGCCGGTCATCATCAAGGACAACCTCAATCTACGCGGCACCGTGACTTCCTGCGCCAGTGGGATGCTGGCCGAGTACCGCTCCCCCTACACCGCCACCGCCGTGCAGCGACTGATGGACGCCGGAGCCGTGATCGTGGCCAAGGCCAACCTGGACGAATTTGCCATGGGGTCCAGCACCGAGAACAGCGCCTTTGGCCCCACACTCAATCCCTGGGGTGAGGGCCGCGTGCCCGGCGGCAGCTCAGGCGGGAGCGCCGCCGCCATCGCTGCCCGGCTGGCTCCACTCACGGTGGGCAGTGACACTGGCGGCTCGGTCCGTCAGCCAGCGGCCCTCTGTGGCGTCTACGGCCTCAAGCCGACCTATGGCCGCATTTCGCGCTCCGGACTGGTTGCCTATGCCAGCAGCCTGGATACGGTGGCTCCTTTCGCCCTGAGTGCTGCCGACCTGGCGCTGATGATGGGCGTGATGTCGGGCCAAGACCCGCTGGACGCCACCAGCCTGCAGACTTCCGCCGATTTCAGCGCTGAGCCACTGGACCTGGCAGGTCTGCGGGTGGGCCTGGTTACTCAGGGAAAACGTGGAGCCACTCTTGGCGTTCTCAGCGCGCTGGAAGCGATGCAAACCACTCTGGAAACCGCAGGCGCCGAGGTTGAGGAAACCAGCCTGCCGCACCTCGACAACGCAGTGGCCACCTATTACGTCATCGCGATGGCCGAGGCCAGCTCCAACCTGTCACGTTTTGACGGAATGCACTACGCCCGCCGTACGGGTGAGGGCGGCGCCACCGAGACGATGATCCAGAGCCGTGAAACGTTCCTGGGCGCTGAGGTCCAAAAGCGCATCATGCTGGGCACCTTTATCCTGAGCAGCGGCTACTCGGAGCGGTACTACACCAAGGCCCTGCAAGTCCGCCGCCTGATCGCGGACGAGTTCACGCAGGCCTTTGAGCGCTTCGATGTGCTGCTGATGCCCACCAGCCCCTTTCCGGCCTTCCGCCTGGGCGAGCGCAGCGGCGATCCGCTGGCCATGTACGCCGCCGACGTGAACACCGTGGCCGTCAACCTGGCCGGAATCCCCGCGCTGAACGTGCCCGCCGGATTCGAAGAGCTGGACGGCCAGCGCCTCCCAGTGGGCCTGCAATTTGCCGCCCGCGCCGGAGACGACACCCGCCTGGTCGCCCTGGCTGCCACGCTGGAAGGACTTGGAGCTGTGCAGCTGGAAGTGCCACTGGGCTACCAGGAGTTTGGGGTGTGA
- a CDS encoding tRNA nucleotidyltransferase/poly(A) polymerase family protein: MDHRAPALSPETAAQQVRQALPDADRDFLAGLVVDAAGAPLALVGGAVRDALLGVPDATPDLDIVLDTRHGADLGTVAQRYSARTGQPHLFYPEFQNASLSLPDGRHADLIRARHEHYPVAGQRPEAQPGSLQEDLQRRDFGVNALALTLCGPLALLDPCGGLADLQARQLRPLHSQSFYEDASRLVRAARLAGRLGLDAHPELLRQVPDALVMALHTPRLWAELGLLLHEPNPAQAAAMLRDWGAGQLLPPGTEELWRQLYAAGTDQASYAAALLHMAPEPQPWQERLALGTGPARLLERALSHDVFPTGSPEAILRRTLLPERPDYPALQGRDLLTAGWSPGPTLGQALSYLQGLRERGQVSSQAEEWAALHEWQARPESGNRN; this comes from the coding sequence ATGGACCACCGCGCCCCAGCCCTTTCGCCAGAAACTGCTGCTCAGCAGGTCAGACAGGCCCTGCCTGACGCGGACCGTGATTTTCTGGCGGGCCTGGTTGTCGACGCTGCCGGAGCGCCACTGGCCCTCGTAGGCGGTGCAGTGCGCGATGCCCTGTTGGGGGTTCCTGATGCCACGCCAGATCTGGACATCGTGCTGGACACCCGGCATGGGGCAGACCTGGGCACAGTAGCCCAGCGCTACAGCGCGCGCACCGGCCAGCCGCACCTCTTTTATCCAGAGTTTCAGAATGCGTCGCTGTCACTCCCAGATGGCCGCCACGCCGATCTGATCCGGGCCCGGCATGAACACTACCCGGTGGCGGGTCAGCGCCCCGAAGCCCAGCCCGGCAGTTTGCAAGAAGACTTGCAGCGGCGTGACTTCGGGGTCAATGCCTTGGCGCTGACCCTCTGCGGTCCCCTGGCCCTGCTGGACCCCTGCGGCGGCCTGGCCGACTTGCAGGCCCGGCAGTTGCGCCCGCTACATTCGCAGTCTTTTTACGAGGACGCCAGCCGCCTCGTCCGGGCGGCACGGCTGGCGGGGCGGCTGGGATTGGACGCCCATCCAGAATTGCTGCGGCAGGTGCCGGACGCCTTAGTTATGGCCCTGCACACCCCACGCCTCTGGGCCGAGCTAGGGTTGCTGCTGCATGAACCGAATCCAGCTCAGGCCGCTGCCATGTTACGCGACTGGGGCGCGGGTCAATTGCTCCCGCCTGGAACCGAGGAGCTTTGGCGGCAACTCTATGCAGCAGGCACAGATCAGGCCAGTTACGCGGCGGCGCTCCTGCACATGGCTCCAGAGCCACAGCCGTGGCAAGAGCGCCTCGCCCTGGGGACCGGCCCCGCCCGCTTGTTGGAGCGTGCCCTCTCACACGATGTTTTCCCAACCGGCAGCCCCGAAGCCATCTTGCGCCGCACACTGCTACCGGAGCGGCCCGACTACCCCGCACTCCAGGGCCGTGACCTACTGACAGCGGGGTGGTCGCCAGGACCAACGCTGGGACAGGCCCTGAGCTACCTGCAGGGCCTACGTGAACGGGGGCAGGTCAGCTCGCAGGCAGAAGAATGGGCCGCGCTGCACGAGTGGCAGGCACGGCCCGAATCAGGGAACAGAAACTAG
- a CDS encoding histidine phosphatase family protein, whose amino-acid sequence MTESGTLILARHGRTALNAAGRFQGQTQTPLDELGRAQAQALAAQLYTDGVRKPAIYSSDLPRAIQTAQAVQERLGGTLHTDAALREIEFGSWDQQSISGIEEQFPDDYWRFRGGDPSFVCPGGECGHDVVARAYGYLQAHLPGPGETAVVVAHQLTIFALLTRLLDEDYQTVWPTRRFNHANAAFSRLTYQGGAVVNAELALSEHLAGLE is encoded by the coding sequence ATGACCGAATCCGGCACACTGATTCTGGCCCGGCATGGCCGCACCGCCCTGAATGCCGCAGGACGCTTTCAGGGACAGACCCAGACCCCACTGGACGAGTTGGGCCGCGCTCAGGCACAGGCCCTGGCCGCGCAGCTCTACACCGATGGGGTGCGAAAACCCGCGATCTATTCCAGCGATCTGCCCCGCGCCATCCAGACTGCTCAGGCCGTGCAAGAGCGGCTGGGCGGGACACTCCACACCGACGCCGCGCTGCGCGAAATAGAGTTCGGATCTTGGGATCAGCAGAGCATTTCCGGCATTGAGGAGCAGTTCCCTGACGACTACTGGCGCTTCCGGGGCGGCGATCCTTCGTTCGTATGCCCCGGCGGGGAATGTGGGCACGACGTGGTCGCACGGGCCTACGGCTACCTGCAAGCCCATCTGCCTGGCCCCGGCGAAACGGCGGTGGTGGTGGCGCACCAGCTGACCATCTTCGCGCTGCTGACCCGGCTGCTGGACGAGGATTATCAGACGGTCTGGCCCACCCGCCGCTTCAATCATGCCAACGCCGCTTTTTCACGGCTCACGTACCAGGGGGGCGCAGTGGTAAACGCCGAGCTGGCCCTAAGTGAACACCTCGCCGGACTAGAGTAG
- a CDS encoding MaoC family dehydratase, protein MNADLLRPQGRYFGELPVGAVIRHRVTRTLTESDNILFTTLTMNPQPLHLDFEYAKQSEFGQPLVNSMMTLSLLVGLSVHELTLGTLIANLGFGEVKFPAPVFHGDTIRAESEVLEARASKSRPGQGVVTVRHRAFNQRGEVVAECSRTMLMQGHPTAQTEN, encoded by the coding sequence CTGAATGCCGACCTGCTGCGTCCCCAGGGGCGCTACTTCGGGGAGCTGCCGGTTGGCGCCGTGATCCGTCACCGCGTAACGCGCACGCTGACCGAAAGCGACAACATTCTGTTCACGACCCTCACCATGAACCCGCAGCCGCTGCACTTGGATTTCGAATACGCCAAGCAGAGCGAGTTCGGCCAGCCGCTGGTCAACTCCATGATGACCCTCAGCCTGCTGGTGGGCCTCAGCGTGCATGAGCTGACGCTGGGCACCTTGATCGCCAACCTGGGCTTCGGGGAAGTCAAGTTCCCGGCTCCCGTCTTTCACGGCGACACCATCCGCGCCGAGTCGGAGGTGTTGGAGGCACGGGCCAGCAAGAGCCGTCCAGGGCAGGGCGTGGTCACGGTGCGTCACCGCGCCTTCAACCAGCGCGGCGAAGTCGTGGCCGAGTGCAGCCGCACCATGCTGATGCAGGGTCACCCGACCGCTCAAACCGAGAACTGA
- a CDS encoding pyrophosphohydrolase domain-containing protein, whose amino-acid sequence MSLPSALMPTAALKEFQEAVGEAPPEHPTLPSPELLAFRAGLLREEWQEVEEELEVLAQRLDGASEGASETDPATALAPLAHELTDLLYVAYGTLTQLGVDAEATFAAVHAANMQKMGGPVREDGKLLKPAGWQPADIRAVLERQLQEG is encoded by the coding sequence GTGAGCCTGCCATCTGCCCTCATGCCTACTGCCGCCCTGAAGGAATTTCAAGAGGCTGTCGGGGAAGCGCCGCCTGAGCACCCAACCCTGCCCAGCCCGGAGCTGCTGGCCTTCCGCGCCGGGTTGCTGCGCGAGGAGTGGCAGGAAGTAGAGGAGGAACTGGAGGTGCTGGCACAGCGGTTGGATGGAGCTTCAGAAGGAGCTTCAGAAACCGACCCAGCCACTGCCCTGGCGCCACTGGCCCACGAGCTGACCGACCTGCTTTATGTCGCCTACGGCACCCTGACCCAGCTGGGTGTGGATGCCGAAGCGACCTTTGCTGCCGTACACGCTGCCAACATGCAGAAGATGGGTGGCCCGGTCCGTGAAGATGGCAAGTTGCTCAAGCCTGCCGGGTGGCAGCCCGCCGATATCCGCGCCGTGCTGGAGCGGCAATTGCAGGAAGGCTGA
- a CDS encoding site-2 protease family protein yields the protein MGLLGLLQSDPTAFIITALALVMALAFHEFAHAWSADRFGDPTPRSQGRVTLNPVKHLDPFGTLLLLVAGFGYAKPVMVNMARLGRWQNFWVAAAGPLSNILLAIIAALLMRLLPADAVFGANYDSLTTLGRILLTFFSLNVVLAVFNLLPIPMLDGSRILSGLVPSLGRALQQFERNPMSFLLVMGFILLFRGPIGRFIGMMQQFALGLVFSF from the coding sequence GTGGGCTTGCTCGGTCTTCTGCAGTCGGACCCGACGGCCTTTATCATCACGGCGCTGGCGCTGGTCATGGCGCTGGCCTTTCACGAGTTCGCGCACGCCTGGTCAGCGGACCGATTTGGCGATCCCACCCCGCGTTCCCAGGGCCGGGTCACGCTGAACCCGGTCAAGCACCTCGATCCCTTCGGCACACTGCTGCTGCTGGTCGCAGGCTTTGGCTACGCCAAGCCGGTGATGGTGAACATGGCCCGCCTGGGCCGCTGGCAGAACTTCTGGGTGGCGGCGGCTGGACCACTCAGCAACATCCTGCTGGCCATCATCGCGGCTCTGTTGATGCGTCTGCTGCCCGCCGATGCAGTCTTCGGAGCCAACTATGACAGCCTGACCACTCTGGGCCGCATTCTGCTGACCTTTTTCAGCCTGAATGTGGTGCTGGCGGTGTTTAACCTGCTCCCCATCCCGATGCTGGACGGCAGCCGCATCCTGTCCGGGCTGGTGCCGTCGCTGGGCCGGGCGCTGCAACAATTTGAGCGTAATCCAATGAGTTTCCTGCTGGTGATGGGCTTCATCCTCTTGTTTCGGGGTCCAATCGGTCGGTTTATCGGGATGATGCAGCAATTCGCCCTGGGACTGGTCTTTTCGTTCTAG
- a CDS encoding RidA family protein, producing MKQEVKTDQAPAAIGAYSQAVVMGNLVMTSGQIALNAQGEWVGGDARAQTKQVMENLGAVLRAAGTDYDRVVKTTIFVANMDDFAEINEVYSGYFERPYPSRSLVQVARLPKDALVEIEAVAELH from the coding sequence ATGAAACAGGAAGTCAAGACGGATCAGGCACCGGCAGCGATCGGGGCATACAGCCAAGCTGTGGTGATGGGCAATCTGGTGATGACCAGCGGCCAGATCGCACTGAATGCACAGGGCGAGTGGGTAGGCGGTGACGCCCGTGCCCAGACCAAACAGGTGATGGAGAACCTGGGCGCCGTGCTGCGGGCTGCCGGAACCGATTACGACCGTGTGGTCAAAACCACCATTTTCGTGGCCAACATGGATGACTTTGCGGAGATCAACGAAGTGTATTCCGGCTACTTTGAGCGTCCCTATCCCTCGCGCTCATTGGTGCAGGTGGCCCGCTTGCCCAAAGACGCCCTGGTCGAGATTGAGGCTGTGGCCGAGCTGCACTGA
- a CDS encoding PP2C family protein-serine/threonine phosphatase, producing MFRRAAGHSGSAEVRAFGLTDTGKRRRGHPNQDRILQADLLQGQVFAVADGMGGHVAGDLAARLALDTYLERLEQGREPLDQRTIHAAEAANRAVVERAVGELLGMGTTLLSAVIVPGAVYLTHVGDSRAYLLRQSRLYRLTDDHSWVSDQLRAGELSAEEAQAHRWRNVVSNALGGEATLRLELLGLELQQGDRLLLCTDGLYGPVSDEKLLALLELPRSPERVAQTLIAQANQAGGPDNISAVVIDVVQPGGRPPAHLPGRKVQGPVPAQQLLSELRQGQPANYLMLGMVYLIFLTLALMPAHRAVVALIGLVLLAMMLNYSRRLARSALVAPILRPEACTGCAAASSGPPWRGQQIVDF from the coding sequence TTGTTTAGGCGAGCCGCCGGTCACAGCGGTTCTGCGGAGGTGCGGGCTTTTGGGCTGACGGATACTGGTAAGCGTCGGCGGGGGCATCCCAACCAGGACCGGATTTTGCAAGCGGATTTGCTGCAGGGCCAGGTCTTTGCAGTGGCCGACGGGATGGGCGGGCATGTGGCCGGTGACCTGGCAGCGCGGCTGGCCCTGGACACTTATCTAGAGCGGCTGGAGCAGGGCCGTGAACCACTGGACCAGCGCACCATTCACGCTGCTGAAGCGGCCAACCGAGCCGTCGTAGAGCGCGCCGTCGGTGAGCTCCTCGGGATGGGGACCACCTTACTGAGCGCCGTCATCGTGCCTGGCGCTGTCTACCTGACCCATGTCGGTGACTCGCGGGCCTATTTGCTGCGTCAATCACGGCTGTACCGCCTGACCGATGATCATTCCTGGGTATCGGACCAGTTACGGGCAGGCGAACTCAGCGCCGAAGAGGCCCAGGCCCACCGCTGGCGCAATGTGGTCAGCAATGCGCTGGGCGGCGAGGCTACTTTGCGTCTGGAATTGTTGGGGCTGGAACTGCAGCAGGGGGACCGTCTGCTGCTGTGTACCGATGGTCTCTATGGTCCGGTGAGTGATGAGAAGCTCCTGGCGCTGCTGGAACTTCCCCGCTCGCCTGAGCGAGTGGCCCAGACCCTGATTGCTCAGGCCAATCAGGCGGGTGGTCCCGACAATATTTCGGCGGTCGTGATTGACGTGGTGCAGCCGGGTGGGCGTCCCCCCGCACACTTGCCAGGGCGCAAAGTTCAGGGCCCGGTCCCGGCACAGCAGCTGCTAAGCGAGTTGCGCCAGGGTCAGCCGGCCAACTATCTCATGTTGGGCATGGTCTATCTGATTTTTTTGACCCTGGCCCTGATGCCGGCTCACCGGGCCGTGGTGGCACTGATTGGACTGGTCCTGCTTGCCATGATGCTCAATTACAGTCGGCGCCTGGCCAGGTCTGCGCTGGTCGCTCCGATTCTGCGCCCCGAAGCCTGCACTGGATGTGCTGCGGCAAGTAGCGGTCCACCCTGGCGCGGGCAGCAGATTGTGGATTTTTAG
- a CDS encoding HpcH/HpaI aldolase/citrate lyase family protein → MTANPTAALPRPRSVLFAPAGRADLIAKLPRSAPDAVVIDLEDAVPATAQAKAYARPIAGEGSETLAGEHPELAVFVRVNSVHSPFFQDDLAVLHTGLAGVVVPKLESAADVTLTRDALRQQSLDLPILAGLETGAGVWNAREILGEAGVPWAYFGAEDYITDLGGVRTPDNTEVLYARSQVALAARLTGTHALDIVVTVLNDEPRFRADATQGRSLGYGGKLCIHPAQVTLSNELFGVSEAQRERAQALLQAAAEAAQAGHGAFSFEGQMVDEPMLASARAVLAQG, encoded by the coding sequence ATGACCGCCAACCCAACCGCCGCCCTGCCCCGGCCCCGCTCGGTGCTGTTCGCCCCAGCAGGCCGCGCCGACCTGATTGCCAAACTGCCCCGCTCCGCTCCTGACGCGGTCGTCATTGACCTGGAAGACGCCGTGCCCGCCACGGCCCAGGCCAAAGCGTACGCCCGGCCTATCGCCGGTGAGGGCAGCGAAACGCTGGCTGGGGAGCACCCAGAGCTGGCCGTCTTTGTGCGGGTCAACTCGGTGCATTCGCCCTTTTTTCAGGACGATCTGGCGGTTCTGCACACTGGTCTGGCCGGAGTGGTGGTCCCCAAGCTGGAATCCGCCGCCGACGTGACGCTGACCCGTGACGCATTGAGGCAACAGAGCCTGGACCTGCCGATCCTGGCCGGCCTGGAAACCGGCGCGGGGGTCTGGAATGCCCGCGAAATTCTGGGCGAGGCGGGTGTACCCTGGGCCTATTTCGGTGCAGAAGACTACATCACCGACCTGGGCGGCGTCCGCACGCCGGACAATACCGAGGTGCTCTACGCCCGCTCGCAGGTGGCCCTGGCTGCCCGGCTGACCGGTACGCACGCGCTGGACATCGTGGTCACAGTGCTGAACGACGAGCCCCGCTTCCGGGCGGACGCTACGCAGGGCCGCAGCCTGGGCTACGGGGGCAAGCTCTGTATTCACCCGGCCCAAGTGACGCTGAGCAACGAACTGTTTGGCGTCAGTGAGGCTCAGCGTGAACGCGCTCAGGCACTGCTGCAAGCCGCCGCCGAAGCGGCCCAGGCCGGGCATGGGGCCTTCAGCTTTGAGGGTCAGATGGTGGACGAGCCGATGTTGGCATCCGCCCGCGCGGTATTGGCTCAGGGTTGA
- a CDS encoding L-threonylcarbamoyladenylate synthase gives MIIPPPILGPDKTAAFPTETVWGLAAPATLAGWNTLRRIKGRAEGHAFQVSCASAELALAWAAEPELLRQLSELWPGPLTLVVQAAADVPTKLAPDGWVGLRVPAHPAAQALLQANGGRLITSSLNRSGEPTARTEAEARALGLADYVVPDGGHAPSGQASTVLRVQPGQLEVLRAGPLRAEALREHLQGHGLEELKIVGAGL, from the coding sequence ATGATTATCCCTCCTCCCATCCTGGGACCAGATAAAACTGCCGCCTTTCCCACTGAAACAGTCTGGGGTTTGGCCGCGCCAGCCACCCTGGCTGGGTGGAATACCCTACGGCGAATCAAAGGACGCGCTGAGGGTCATGCTTTTCAGGTGTCCTGCGCCTCAGCGGAACTGGCACTGGCCTGGGCTGCCGAGCCGGAGCTGCTGCGCCAATTATCAGAGCTGTGGCCTGGTCCACTGACACTGGTGGTGCAGGCTGCAGCAGACGTACCCACTAAGCTGGCGCCTGATGGCTGGGTGGGGCTCAGGGTTCCAGCGCATCCTGCTGCCCAGGCCCTGCTACAGGCGAATGGCGGACGGCTCATCACCAGCAGTCTGAACCGCAGCGGCGAGCCAACCGCCCGGACCGAAGCTGAGGCGAGAGCCCTGGGGCTGGCCGACTATGTCGTGCCTGACGGGGGTCATGCTCCCAGCGGACAGGCCAGTACCGTGCTGCGGGTGCAACCAGGTCAGCTGGAAGTGCTGCGGGCTGGGCCGCTGAGGGCAGAGGCCTTACGCGAACACTTGCAGGGCCATGGCCTGGAGGAACTGAAGATTGTTGGAGCCGGTCTCTAA